The Vitis riparia cultivar Riparia Gloire de Montpellier isolate 1030 chromosome 10, EGFV_Vit.rip_1.0, whole genome shotgun sequence genome includes a region encoding these proteins:
- the LOC117924110 gene encoding E3 ubiquitin-protein ligase BOI isoform X2, whose product MAVEAPHVNLFPSQPITNRSFPNTNNGNYHTLIQSDLPLAGAIAETFLPMYQSSFCDAKAPVKADSGLTYNIPVPRKRSRDWMSNQQSVFDVSSLFGEELSLQMQQQQLEIDRLIAENTEKVRLEVQERRKRQSRMLVNAIHQGIGKKLKEKDEEIQRIGKLNWLLQERVRTLSVENQIWRELAQTNEATANSLRTNLEQVLAHVTEERQCGGGGDAGAAEEEAESCCGSNGEERGECGGERGNEGEKSEKRKCRKCGVGESCVLLLPCRHLCICTACGSTTLTTCPVCNSVINASIHVNMS is encoded by the exons ATGGCGGTTGAAGCTCCACATGTGAATCTCTTCCCTTCTCAACCCATCACcaacag AAGTTTTCCCAATACGAACAATGGAAACTATCACACACTGATACAATCTGATCTTCCCCTGGCTGGGGCCATCGCGGAAACGTTCTTGCCTATGTATCAATCAAGCTTTTGTGATGCAAAGGCACCGGTGAAAGCGGACAGTGGCCTCACCTATAATATTCCAGTTCCGAGAAAGCGTTCAAGGGATTGGATGAGCAATCAGCAAAGCGTTTTCGACGTTTCATCCCTTTTCGGCGAAGAACTGTCCCTTCAGATGCAACAGCAGCAATTAGAGATTGACCGTTTGATCGCGGAAAAT ACAGAGAAGGTGAGATTGGAGGTCCAGGAGAGGAGAAAGCGGCAGTCGAGGATGCTGGTGAATGCAATTCACCAAGGAATCgggaaaaaactaaaagaaaaagacgAGGAGATACAGAGAATCGGGAAACTGAATTGGCTCCTCCAAGAAAGAGTGAGAACCCTTTCGGTAGAGAACCAAATATGGAGAGAGCTAGCGCAGACGAACGAAGCCACCGCTAACTCCCTCCGCACCAACCTGGAGCAGGTTCTGGCGCACGTGACAGAGGAGCGGCAGTGCGGCGGCGGCGGAGACGCTGGCGCAGCAGAAGAAGAGGCAGAGTCGTGCTGCGGAAGCAACGGCGAGGAGAGGGGGGAGTGTGGCGGGGAAAGAGGAAACGAAGGTGAAAAAAGCGAGAAGCGGAAGTGTCGAAAGTGTGGGGTGGGGGAGTCATGCGTGCTGTTGCTGCCATGCAGGCATCTGTGCATCTGTACGGCGTGTGGGTCCACCACCCTCACTACATGCCCCGTATGTAACTCTGTCATTAATGCTAGTATCCATGTTAACATGTCCTAG